A region of Halalkaliarchaeum desulfuricum DNA encodes the following proteins:
- a CDS encoding 50S ribosomal protein L15e yields the protein MARSFYSHIKEAWRDPSDGKLAELQWQRKQDWREQGAIERIDRPTRLDKARELGYKAKQGIVVVRVSVRKGGARKQRFTAGRRTKRQGINRVSRRKSIQRIAEERASRKYPNLRTLASYWVGEDGTQKWHEVIMIDPNHPAIENDDELNWICDDSHKGRAFRGLTNAGKSNRGLNRRGKGAEKVRPSTTKNERKGN from the coding sequence ATGGCACGAAGCTTCTACTCACACATCAAGGAAGCCTGGCGGGACCCCAGCGACGGGAAGCTCGCCGAGCTGCAGTGGCAACGAAAACAGGACTGGCGCGAACAGGGCGCCATCGAGCGGATCGACCGCCCCACGCGGCTGGACAAGGCGCGCGAACTGGGCTACAAGGCCAAGCAGGGCATCGTAGTCGTCCGCGTTTCCGTCCGGAAGGGCGGCGCGCGCAAGCAGCGCTTCACGGCCGGCCGGCGGACGAAGCGACAGGGCATCAACCGGGTCTCGCGGCGCAAGTCGATCCAGCGCATCGCCGAGGAGCGCGCCAGCCGGAAGTACCCCAACCTCCGCACGCTGGCGTCCTACTGGGTGGGCGAGGACGGTACCCAGAAGTGGCACGAGGTCATCATGATCGACCCGAACCACCCCGCGATCGAGAACGACGACGAACTCAACTGGATCTGCGACGACTCCCACAAGGGTCGCGCCTTCCGCGGGCTGACCAACGCCGGCAAATCGAACCGCGGGCTCAACCGCCGCGGCAAGGGCGCCGAGAAGGTCCGCCCGAGCACGACGAAAAACGAGCGGAAGGGTAACTAA
- a CDS encoding DsrE family protein — MDLGYIVETNDAERIWNAFRLANTALEAGHTVEVFLLGDGVEAPDLEHPKFNPRGVIRKYTQNGGELFACGTCLDSRNLEPSDLRPRSTMDDCLRVVENADKVLTIG; from the coding sequence ATGGATCTCGGATACATTGTCGAGACGAACGACGCCGAACGGATCTGGAACGCGTTCCGACTCGCAAACACCGCACTCGAGGCGGGCCACACCGTCGAGGTCTTCCTGCTCGGGGATGGCGTGGAGGCGCCGGACCTGGAGCATCCGAAGTTCAATCCGCGCGGGGTGATCCGCAAGTACACCCAGAACGGTGGGGAATTGTTCGCCTGCGGGACGTGTCTCGATTCACGGAATCTCGAACCGAGTGATCTCCGACCACGATCGACGATGGATGACTGTCTTCGGGTCGTCGAGAACGCCGACAAGGTGCTCACGATCGGATAA